A portion of the Colias croceus chromosome 25, ilColCroc2.1 genome contains these proteins:
- the LOC123703105 gene encoding UDP-glucosyltransferase 2-like — protein sequence MYTYNYDIDVGKRYFGEDMPRFEEIFNQYVHLLILNEHQIWAENHPIPPNILFVGGIHQAPDTALPSDLQEYLDSSKNGVIYISFGTNVRTKALSVETVKLIAKVFSGLPYNVLWKWDEDELPGKPSNVKISKWLPQAQLLKHPNVKLFVTQGGLQSTDETISAGVPVIGIPMLGDQWYNTEKYVHHKVGLQLDIHSLTEETFKDAVKTVIENKR from the exons ATGTATACTTACAATTATGACATTGATGTGGGGAAAAGATACTTTGGCGAAGACATGCCACGTTTTGAAGagatatttaatcaatatgTGCATTTGCTGATTTTGAACGAGCATCAGATATGGGCAGAAAATCATCCAATCCCGCCAAACATATTGTTCGTTGGTGGAATTCACCAAGCACCTGACACTGCACTTCCTTCa GACCTTCAAGAATATCTGGATTCTTCGAAAAATGGCGTCATATATATTAGCTTCGGAACAAATGTAAGAACAAAAGCCCTATCAGTAGAAACAGTGAAACTTATAGCAAAAGTATTTTCGGGATTACCTTACAATGTATTATGGAAATGGGATGAAGATGAATTGCCTGGCAAACCAAGCAATGTGAAGATATCGAAATGGTTACCTCAGGCGCAATTGTTAA AACATCCAAACGTTAAACTGTTTGTAACACAAGGCGGTCTTCAATCGACGGATGAAACCATTAGTGCTGGTGTGCCAGTTATAGGCATTCCCATGTTAGGAGACCAGTGGTATAACACAGAGAAGTATGTTCATCACAAGGTTGGGTTACAACTGGATATACATTCACTAACAGAAGAAACATTTAAGGATGCTGTCAAAACGGTTATAGAGAATAAGAGGTGA
- the LOC123703038 gene encoding UDP-glucosyltransferase 2-like — translation MVRVWLSFLLLNYINLSGIQCAKILAVFPTPSISHQVVFRPYIHELVKRGHEVVLVTPDPAFPKGQAPANLTEIDVHDISYDHWEDLLSIHDGKKRNILKQFTMLVEKVTSMFEKQLHTPEFQRILKEEKDTFDLIVVEGFYRTALGLGHLLKKPIILFNSFGGMSYQFDLIGAPMHPIVFPTPVSQRVYNLSMVEKCWEFLKYVIIEYLVVHTNDYDLDIAKSNFGEDMPRFEEVYDKYVHMLILNEHRIWADNRPIPPNVLFVGGIHKTPDMALPSDLQEYLNSSMNGVIYVSFGTNVRTKSLSEETVKLMVKVFAELPYKILWKWDEDELPGKPSNVKISKWLPQAQLLKHPNIKLFITQGGLQSTDESINAGVPVIGIPMLGDQWYNTEKYVHHKVGLQLDIHSLTEETFKEAIKTVIENKSYKENMLKLRTLMQDQPIKPLDLAIWWTEYILRFGGKHLRSPATNMSWSTYYELPLVFTLLSTACVLIVSFILVIRFTVGLVFKSVKIKPKTS, via the exons atgGTACGAGTGTGGTTgtcatttttattactaaactaCATTAATTTAAGTGGAATTCAATGTGCCAAAATACTTGCAGTGTTTCCAACTCCCTCCATAAGTCACCAAGTAGTTTTCCGTCCTTACATCCATGAATTGGTTAAGCGAGGACATGAAGTCGTTTTGGTTACGCCGGATCCCGCTTTTCCAAAAGGACAAGCTCCCGCCAACCTAACTGAAATTGATGTGCACGACATATCATATGATCATTGGGAAGATCTTCTGAGTATACACGATGGTAAGAAAAGAAATATCCTAAAACAATTTACAATGTTGGTCGAAAAAGTCACATCTATGTTTGAAAAGCAGTTACATACACCAGAATTTCAACGAATATTAAAAGAGGAAAAGGATACCTTTGATCTAATAGTAGTTGAAGGGTTCTATCGAACTGCACTTGGTCTAGGCCATCTATTGAAGAAGCCAATAATTCTATTCAATTCCTTTGGAGGTATGTCATATCAGTTCGATCTAATTGGAGCTCCCATGCATCCAATTGTCTTTCCTACACCTGTCAGCCAACGAGTGTACAACTTGAGTATGGTGGAAAAATGCTGGGAGTTCCTCAAATATGTCATCATAGAATACTTGGTAGTACACACAAACGATTATGACCTTGATATTGCGAAAAGTAACTTTGGTGAGGACATGCCACGCTTTGAAGAGGTGTATGATAAGTACGTTCATATGCTGATATTGAACGAGCATCGAATATGGGCTGATAACCGTCCAATCCCACCAAATGTATTATTCGTTGGTGGAATTCACAAAACACCTGATATGGCACTTCCTTCA GATCTTCAAGAATATCTGAATTCTTCAATGAATGGCGTCATATATGTTAGCTTCGGAACAAATGTAAGAACAAAATCACTATCTGAAGAAACTGTGAAGCTAATGGTAAAAGTATTTGCAGAATTAccgtacaaaatattatggaaGTGGGATGAAGATGAATTACCTGGCAAACCGAGTAATGTGAAGATATCGAAATGGTTACCCCAGGCTCAATTGCTAA AGCATCCgaacataaaattgtttataacacAAGGCGGTCTTCAATCGACGGATGAAAGCATAAATGCTGGTGTACCAGTTATAGGCATTCCCATGTTAGGAGACCAGTGGTATAACACAGAGAAGTATGTTCATCACAAGGTTGGGTTACAACTGGATATTCATTCACTAACAGAAGAAACATTCAAGGAAGCTATCAAAACTGTTATAGAGAACAAGAG ctATAAAGAAAACATGCTAAAGCTTCGCACGCTAATGCAAGATCAGCCAATCAAGCCCCTGGATTTGGCAATATGGTGGACTGAGTACATCCTTCGTTTTGGCGGGAAACATTTAAGATCTCCAGCCACGAATATGTCATGGTCCACGTATTATGAATTACCCCTAGTGTTTACTTTATTGTCGACAGCATGTGTTTTAATTGTATCATTCATATTGGTGATACGTTTTACTGTGGGGCTTGTTTTTAAAAGtgtaaaaattaaaccaaAAACAAGTTAG
- the LOC123703039 gene encoding UDP-glucosyltransferase 2-like gives MSVVNFNLFFLLCILLSRCQSAKILAVFPTPSISHQVVFRPYIHELVRRGHEVVLITPDPAFPKGKTPANLTEIDVHNLSYNHWEEILADHNGKKENIIQQVINLFDKFTSTFEKQILTDEVQRILREEGDSFDLIVAEACVRTALGLGHLLKKPMIQFSSYGGVTQQYNMFGAPMHPIVFPTPVNQRLYNLSTRDKIWEYFKFLVFEVLCLLTYENDISMAKRHFGDDLPSFDEATDKYVQMLFINEHPIWADNRPVPPNVIYVGGIHQTADKELPKDLQAYLDSSKNGVIYISFGTNVRTNTLSIETIKLLTTVFSKLPYNVLWKWDEDDLPGKTDNIKISKWLPQAQLLKHPNIKLFITQGGLQSTDETINAAVPVIGIPMLGDQWYNTEKYVHHKIGLQLDIHTLTESELTNAVKTVIEDKSYKENIVKLRSLMREHPTKPLDSAVWWTEHIIRHGGSHLRSPAFNMSFYTYYELPLLLTVVSILITIVVISTFVLRKLKNLLFNNLRVKYKRL, from the exons ATGTCGGttgtgaattttaatttattttttttattatgtattctattAAGTCGGTGTCAAAGTGCGAAAATTCTTGCTGTGTTTCCAACGCCTTCTATAAGCCACCAAGTCGTATTCCGTCCATACATACACGAATTGGTCAGAAGGGGTCATGAAGTGGTCCTCATTACACCCGACCCTGCATTTCCTAAAGGCAAAACTCCAGCTAACTTGACTGAAATAGATGTTCACAATCTATCATACAATCACTGGGAAGAAATCCTCGCAGATCACAAtggtaaaaaagaaaatataatacaacaaGTGATAAATTTGTTCGATAAATTCACATCTACGTTtgaaaaacaaatacttaCGGATGAAGTGCAAAGGATATTGAGGGAAGAAGGCGATTCATTTGATCTCATAGTGGCTGAAGCTTGCGTTCGAACTGCGTTAGGACTTGGTCATTTATTGAAAAAGCCTATGATACAATTTAGTTCTTATGGCGGTGTAACCCAACAATACAACATGTTTGGTGCTCCCATGCATCCAATAGTGTTCCCCACGCCTGTGAATCAAAgactttataatttaagtactCGAGATAAGATTTGGgaatattttaagtttctCGTTTTCGAGGTTCTATGTTTACTTACTTATGAAAATGACATTTCTATGGCTAAAAGACATTTCGGTGATGACCTGCCTTCGTTTGATGAAGCTACCGATAAATACGTGCAAATGCTATTTATAAATGAGCATCCTATATGGGCTGATAATCGTCCCGTTCCTCctaatgttatttatgtagGTGGAATCCACCAAACAGCTGATAAAGAACTTCCAAAG GATCTGCAAGCATACCTCGATTCTTCTAAAAATGgtgtaatttatattagttttgGGACCAATGTGAGAACTAACACTCTTTCAATAGAAACAATTAAATTGTTGACCACTGTATTTTCCAAACTGCCATACAATGTATTATGGAAATGGGATGAAGATGACTTGCCCGGAAAAACggataatatcaaaatatcaaaatggTTACCACAGGCTCAACTACTGA AGCACCCAAACATTAAGCTATTCATAACACAAGGTGGTCTCCAATCAACGGATGAAACGATAAATGCTGCGGTGCCTGTTATAGGCATTCCGATGTTGGGTGACCAGTGGTACAATACTGAGAAATATGTTCATCATAAGATTGGCTTACAACTTGATATACATACACTGACAGAATCAGAATTGACGAATGCCGTGAAAACAGTTATTGAAGACAAGAG TTACAAAGAAAACATCGTGAAGCTTCGATCACTGATGCGGGAACATCCAACAAAACCTTTAGATTCTGCAGTATGGTGGACTGAACACATAATTCGTCATGGAGGCTCTCATTTAAGATCACCAGCTTTTAATATGTCCTTCTATACTTATTACGAATTACCTCTACTTCTTACtgtagtttcaatattaattacaatagtTGTAATATCAACGTTTGTGTTACgtaaacttaaaaatttgttatttaacaatttacgTGTTAAGTATAAGAGGTTgtaa